The Coriobacteriia bacterium region TCACCATGATTCATGTCTACCTTGCAAATGTCTACACCTTTGCTCCCACCAAGCTCATCTTCGCTTGGATTGAAGATCCGACCGCAGAGGTACATGAGGCTTAAAGACTTGTTTCGGTCTCAATGGATTCGCAACATTTGAATCATCTGCACTAAAAAACGACGCGTCCGAAATGGTGTGAACCCCGTTTGTTGGACGGGATAAATAAATCCTCAAGCGGCGTTTTGGGACTGAGTCCGGTAATCCACCGGGCTCAGTCCTTTTAGTTTAAGCTGAATCCTTTCTGTGTTGTACCACTTGATATAGTCATGAA contains the following coding sequences:
- a CDS encoding IS3 family transposase: HDYIKWYNTERIQLKLKGLSPVDYRTQSQNAA